GGTATTGGCGCAAGATGGGGATGCTGCCTACGATGACCTTTCCACGTTTTCCAAATTGCTGCGCTCGGTTTTGGATTATTCCTCACGGGAATATATCAGCTTGGAGGAGGAGATGGGCTTCCTTCGGAACTACCTCAAACTCGAGTCGAATCGCTTTGGGGAGGCTTTTCAGTACCGTGTTTCTGTGGATGCTGCGTTGGAAGGGGAATGGATTCGAATTCCGGCCTTGATCACCCAGCCATTCGTAGAAAACGCCCTCCGCCATGGTCTGCTCCATCAAAAAGGACAAAAGCAACTCGACATTTCCTGCACAGGGCAGCCGGGTGATCTGCTGATCCGAATTGCTGACAATGGCATCGGACGGGAAGCTGCGGCCAAGATCAATGCGCAACGAACAGAAAAGCATCAGTCCTTTGCCACCCAAGCCATCGAACAGCGCATTTCCTACCTCCGTCAAAGCGGTGGCCCAACGATCACCCTTTCCATCCAAGACCTGAGCCCCGGAACTGAAGTCAAAATCCGAATTCAAGATGAATGACATTTCCCGCACCTTGCGTGCCCTGATCGTGGATGATGAGGCTCATGCGAAGATGATCATGCGTGCCCTCTTGCAACGTGTGGATCCCCAGGTGGAAATCATCGGTGAAGCATCCAACCTGATGGAAGCGGTCGATCTCATCCAATCGCATTCGCCAGACATTGTTTTCATGGATATTGAAATGCCGGGACATTCGGGTCTTGATATTCGGAAATATCTGGGGAGCCCAGTTCAGTTTGCCCTCGTTTTCGTGACGGCTTATGATCAATATGCCATCCAAGCGATGCGGATCAGTGCGATTGATTACCTGCTCAAGCCACTCGATGTGAATGAGTTGCAGGAGTGCATGGTTCGGATTCGTGCGCGACTTGATTTGGATCATGACCAAGACATTCGCTTGAAACTGCTGGAAGATAACCGGAAATCCAATTCACCTGTCAAGATCGCCATCCAAACTTTGACAGAAACCCATTATCTGAACCTTGAGGATTTGATGTACTTGGAAGCGGATGGGATGTACTCCGTGTTTAGGCTTGCGGATCAGAAAATCGTGGCCTCCAAACCCATCAAAGTTTATGAAGCCATGCTCCCGAAAAACTTCTTCCGCATCCACCGCAGCTACTTGGTCAACTTGGATTTTGTAAGGCAATATTCCAGCTCCGATAGCGCAATCGTGGTATTGAAGAATGGAATGGAACTTCCATTGGCGAGGAACCGGCGGGAAGAATTCCTGGAAGCAAATCAGCATAGGGATCGGTTGTAGAGAAGAATTTTTCCTCGGATGGTGCAGATTAAAGCAGCCATAGGTCTTTGGAATTCAAGGAGATCTACTGGGGTATTTCTTACGTTAAAGATTGATTTTAATCCTTGAAACCGGTCAATTAGGTTTGTTTGGTTGAAAGGGGGGGGGGGGGGGGGGTGTTTAGAGCCCATTCACGGGGCTCCGATATGGGGACGGTGTTTTACAAAGTTTGGCCGAAAGTGCCTTACCTTTTGCTTTCCAGGAAAATTTTGCCAGTCGGGACTGCCCTAACAATGAATTTTCCAAATGGGTCATCGCTAGATTGACAATGAGAACTTTGTTTGTGGGCCCCCACCGGGCCCATGAACCGCTTGATGGTGGGGGGCGGTACCTCTGGGAGTACCGCGATGAAATCGGACGCCGGGAAACGGGGCGATTTGAGGTAATGCGGTGAGGAAAGAAATCGCTGCGTTGCTTTTTCGTGTCTTCAAAATATAACCCTCTGACATTCATTCACTCGTTTCCCTTCAGTAAAATTGTGTTCACTGCATATTCTTCGAATAGACTTTGCGCTTGGCGAGATGGAGGTTGAAGTCGTTGAGCTCAATGTTTTCGAGGTTGAATTTGGTCCCGGCATTGGAGATGTTTTCAACTTTGGCCATCGCCTTCCCAATTTTCATGGACGAAGTGGACATTGCAAAATGTTCAAACGCACCGTCATTGATGCCCGCTGTCTTTGTGAATCCTGGCGTTTTGAGATCGGTGAGTGACACCAAAGGGCCCTTGCCCAATGCCGGCGCAACGCCTAGGGAAAGGTTAAACGCAATTTCGCTTTGGTCTTCGGTGTTCCAGGTGTCGGCAAGCGTGGTAGGGTTGGTGTCTCCCGGTTTTGCAGTGTTGGGTTGACCTTGCTTGTCGATCGCGTCCTTCATGTTGACGTGTATGTTGTCTAGTTCGATGCCGAAAGGTTGCGTGCCGAGGAAGTGCATAATTTGACTGAGAACTTCAGCAGGGGATGCGTCCTCAGAATTTTCGGCAGGATCACTTGGTAACGTTGCTTTGAAGATTTGATAGTCAAGCAGATGAGATAGGGAAATTAGATCGCGGCCATTCTCCTCAATCACTCCGTTTGGCCCAAGTTTGTCCATCAGAATTGTATCCTTCAGCAACCCGCCAACTCCCATACTAAATCCTGGAATTCCTATCTCGATTTGGTAGCGATCACCATTTCGTTCTGCTAGAAGGAACTTTCCTGCATTCGAGGTGAGGTATTTCTACGGTAATCCATTGGGTTAGATTCCCTCTATTGAGGGTTTCCGTGGCAACTACGCTTGCTGGGGATTCAATTGCCTCCAACACAGAGATTTTTTCTGAAACAAAGTTGCGAATGATTTTCGAAATCTGAGGTTCTAGCTGATCCAAGGCGGAATTGATATCAATGTAGCCACCCAAATCGTCGCCTGACCACAATGATGGGCTGACTGTTTCGATAGGGACGATTGCTTGTCCACCCATCAATCTGATCTTGATGGTGCCTCCCTTTTCTTTGGCCGGTTTCATTTGATTGAGGAAGTCAAAACGATCGGAAGGTTCGTAATCGTCGATGGTTTTTCCTGCATTTGGATCTGGCAGATTTCGGTTCTCCTCCTTAGCACTGCCCATCTCCATCAATCGCCTGAAATCATTCAAGACCAGGCTTCCACCCGCCACGGAAACTTTGCCGCCCTTGACTTCATTTCCTTCTTCATCTTTTTGCGAAACGGAAATTTGCAAGCCAGTGGGCGTGTCGATCACCGTCAATTCGCCTTCAATTTTGCCGGTCAATTCCATTTCTCCTGCCAATTGTCCGAATTCCCCGCCGCCAAATTCAGTGCCGCTGATTTTCATGCCATTCAGGGTCGGATTGACCGTGCGCAGGGTAGTGATCGCGTTGTTGGTGTAGGTATCGAGCGATGGATCAATCTTTTTGATGTTGACGGAGGTGGAACCAAACGTGATGAAGGGTAAATGTTCTGCCACCTGATTCAGAATGACGCTCATTTCCTCGTTGTGCATTTGGTTGGGCGACTTGTCGCTGTCACATTCGCCATTTTCGTCGCCCATGGCAAGGCCTAAACCTCCATTTTCCAGCTCAATGTTGATTTCCCCTTCCTTCGTTCGTTCAAAGCTGAATTTCCCCGTGTTAATTTCCGGTGACATCAGCAGTTTTTGCAAAATCTCACTTTGCAACTCGGCGGTGAAGGTCGAATGGATATTGTCGGCAGTAATTTTTCCGGTCAGTTCGGCGTTGCTGAGTTTGTAGTTGAGGTCCTTCATCTGAATATTGGTGATCGACGAAGCCTCATGGCCACTCAAATAGATCGAATTTCCACCCGACACAATATCCAATCCGGCAGCGGTGATATAGTCCACATTCAAGGAACGGATGTGAACGGATTCCAAGGCATTGTCCTTCGCTTTGTTGAATTTGAATTCCATATTGCCACGGATGCCGCCGAGGGTCGCGCCTTTGTCATCGACGGTTTTGAGGCTGAATTGGTTTTCTGCATCATGCCAATTGATTTTGCTCACGCGAATGCCATCTGGTGCTGACGCGTTCATCGTCAGCAATCCATTGTCCATCAATTTGCCATCGGCAGAAAAGCCTTGTCCGCTGAGATTGGCGCCCAATTTGGTGGTTTCCTGCCCGAATTTGGGTGCATTTTTCAAGTCGGCGGCTGTGACCAGGTTGTTAAGGTCGTATTCGTAGCCTTTGTCATCTGCCAAACGACCGATGTAAAATGATCCTGATTGCGTGTCTTGAATATGCAGCATCCCGATGATCAACTCGTCGATTTGCGCGGCATCAAATCCTGCCTTGCCATGCAATTTCGTGAATCCGTTCTCGCCAAACGACATTTCTAAACCTGACAAATAAAGACAATGAATATGGGCGCCTCCTTTGATCGTATATGTTTTGCCGCCCACCGTAACCGCAATGTTGTTGCCTTCGAATGCATCAATGTTCAGGAAATCGAGGGTCATGCTGGACGTTTTAATATCAGGAAGTTTTTTGCCCTTTTCGTCGGGTGTATGATTTTTTTGAAAGCTAGTGCGTAGCGTAATCCCTGCGGAAACCCCTGTCAATGTTGCCGGTGTTGTAGCTTTTCCCTCCAGACCTTTGATTTGAAATGAATCCCCGGCGCCCCGTAATCCAAGGAGGGAACGGTGAGCGATGGCACACTGAATCTTAGTGTGGTCGTTTTGTTACTTTTTTCCGTTTCCCATTCGTCCGGGTCGGTGTCTTGTTTTTTGTCTTTTAGAACCTCTTCCGTGTCCGTGGTAAATTGACCAAAGAAGCTTTCAAAATCACCTCCGAATTTGCTTTTGCCATACGTTCCGGTATTGTTTTCTCCTTTGGCATTGTTGAGGCCAAAGGCCATTTCCGTGTGCTCTTTGCGTGCTTTGGGATTGGCGGGATCGACCGTTGTTTGGGAATAATAATCAAAAGTCAAGTCTTCCGCAGACAGCATCCTTAAATCGCCCCCGATCTCTGTGCCAATTTGTGCACCTAACCCCGTCGTGCTAAAATTGTCCGCACTGAAACTCGTTTTGTCATCGGTCATTCCGGTGATATTGAATTTCTTGTCGAATTTGATTCCAGCATTCAAGAGTTTTACGCCGATCAGTGCTGCATCGCCATCGAGCTTAATATCCATTTCACCTTTTTTGAAGTGGATGTTTTGACCAGTGAGTTTTTCTGCTCGCACTTCGCGGAATACGAGACTTTCGGGCTTGATGCCTTCTTTCTTTTGTTGCTCCAGCGTATCGAGGTTCATTTCGATTTTGGCGGTGAGGTTTTGGAGGTCGAGGAAACTCTCTTTAGACGGATTGATCTTGGCAAAGTACATGCCCGGAATCTCGGGCAAGGTGTTGGCGTGCAGGCTAGGGAGATGCGCCGTTAAGGTCCACATGGTGTCTTGCATTTCCAGTTTACCAGCAATCCATCCCGGCAGGATATCGTTGATATTCATGCCATATTGTTTGGCAAATTTGGCTGGTAGACTCACGTTATCGCCTTCGAAATAAAGACGCTCCTTGTTCATCGAAGACGCTGGGAGTTGATCCTTTTGGTCATACAAACCTGCAGTTTCGGCAAGCAAAGTCTCTTTGCGGTTGTTTTTGTCCAATTCGTGGGTGGGTGCATTCAGCTCCATCGCCAATTCGAGGTGGCCTTTGGGAGCAGGCATGTACGCGGGTGTTCCATCGGCCGCGTAGTTGGAGATCAGTTCCAAATCATTGATGGAAGCCGCCACGAACAATTTTCCTTGGGCTTGCTCATCGCGCAGCGCCTGCTGCAGGCGCGTCTTTTTCTCCACATCGGTGGACGAACAAGCTTGGAGTTCAGCTTGAAGCTGTTTGAGTTTCGTTTCGTGCCCTTGCACCTTCAAAGTTTCAGCGGCGATGATTTCCTTGTATTCTGCAAGTTTGGTCTCATCTGTGATTGTACGGGATGCCTTGGCCTCAAGCGCAGCAGCCTTGGCTTGGTAGGTTTCGAGCATCGATCCACCGATTTGAATGCTCGAAGGGCCCAAAATGGCCTTGCGCATCGTGTCACCTTCGGCAGACATGATATTCTCAATGGAGACTGCATCAAAGCTGATATCCAATTTGGAATCCGAAGCGAAGCTGTTCATCAAAAGGCTGCTCAAGGCGTCGCCGGCGCCATAGCCTTCGTTGGGCATAAAAGGGTCGATGGCGGTCATGAGGGAGTTCATGGCGAGAAAAAGCAGATTGCTGACCTGTGTAGACATGGTGAGTATCATGTTCATCCCATAACCACCTGTGACCGCGCCCACATCGTTGATGCCCTGATTGAGGTGAATGTGCAGGCCCTGAATAGAAATCCTTCCCAGAATCAACGAGCTGCTTCCATCCACAACACGCAGGTTCGTGAGCAACAGATCCGCAATGGAAAGGTCAGAACCGACTTCTTTCTTCTTTTTGTCCTTTGTCTCTGGCCCGGAATGATCTACGTCCCAAGTGAATACCCCGTTGATGCCACTCAAATACCCCTCATCCCACTGAAATGCGGAGTTTCCAAGTTCGTAATCCAGTCCTTCAAACGGCAGATTGTCGCTTTGTAAAGTTGCTTTGCCCTGTTGAATTTGTGTGTCGATTTTGCCAGCATTTGGAAAGCGGGAAGGATCCGCGTTAGGGTCAATTCGCAGGCCAACAATGTCCCCTCCAAGGCCTTCTTGCAGTTCGGTCAAGGAAAAGTCCTTGAGGTTGAGGTTTTCACCTTTGAGTAAAGCAAGGTCGATGAGTTGGCCCATTCGCGAGGTACGTGCAAACTCGGCATCAAACGCCGCTTTGTCGAATTTCTTTCCTTGCGCCTTGGCAGCTGCTTTTGCCTCCTTGAGCGATTTTTGATAATCGGGCTTGTTGCGCTTTCTTGCTTGGCCACGTTCTTTGTTGGTACCCAATGCAGCGCTCTTGAGGGTGAAATCAGTGCCATCTTCAATTTTTGCCGGCTGCTGCCAGCCGCCGGGCTTAAAACCATAATTGTCAAGCAAATCTTGATTGTCTCCCGATTTTCTTGCAAGAATGGACTTTTCAAATGTTTCGCCAGGAGACTTCGTTTTACCCGCTGTGAGAATGAAAAGCACCTTTTCCAGAATTGGCAGATGCTTCCAGATCGTTTCCTGCGAAAGATTTGCTTTAATGGCTACTTCGCATTTAGTCGAAAATGCACCTTGAATCGCGATTCCCAGAAGAATGTCCAAACGATTGGCTTCAAAGGTTGAGTCCTCCCAGGTTTGGGGCATTGCTAGCTGTTCCAGTACGAATGAGGAAGATTTTTCGCCTGCGCCGCGTTCAGGATCAAGTCCGAAATTCAACTGCTCCCTGTATTGATGCGGCAGGTTAAAGACCACATAATAAATGTCATTGGAGTAACGACGTAGCATTTCCTTTCGAACATTGTCTTCAACGCCGCGCAAGATTTCGACAATCTTGATGGCTTCCTCCGGTTGGATATTTGAGGTGACGCCCAATTCTCCCCAATTTTTGTTGATGGCAATAATTTTGGCTACGTTAGACGCAATTTCCTTCTGAATATCAGTACGTTTGGTGGTGAAGTCTGAACCAAGCTCCTCTTCGGCGTTGAGATCGTTTTTCATGTCATCCCTCAAGGCCGAGGCAAAGTCGCTATATTCTTGCAAGCCGGCCAAGTATGCAGCTTTTTCTTCAGGATTGGCAAAGGCATCGGCACCCAAACCTTGCAGCAGGAAGGTTACTTGCGCGACTTCGATCTCCTCCATTTTGGTCTTTTTCTCGCGATGATGGTCGAGCCGATTTCTGAGGATTT
The window above is part of the Bacteroidota bacterium genome. Proteins encoded here:
- a CDS encoding response regulator transcription factor: MNDISRTLRALIVDDEAHAKMIMRALLQRVDPQVEIIGEASNLMEAVDLIQSHSPDIVFMDIEMPGHSGLDIRKYLGSPVQFALVFVTAYDQYAIQAMRISAIDYLLKPLDVNELQECMVRIRARLDLDHDQDIRLKLLEDNRKSNSPVKIAIQTLTETHYLNLEDLMYLEADGMYSVFRLADQKIVASKPIKVYEAMLPKNFFRIHRSYLVNLDFVRQYSSSDSAIVVLKNGMELPLARNRREEFLEANQHRDRL